In Thermoplasmata archaeon, the genomic window ATACTCGGCCAGGTGCACCGGGGTGCCGGCGAGCCGCAGACGTCCCACCGGCTCGGCGAAGCGATCCGGAGAATTTCAACCCGTCCGCTCACCGGCCGGCTCGAGCCGCGCGCATCGGAAGCTCACGCGACGATCGCGAGCGCGGTCAGGGGAGGGGTGGCCCGCCTTGCGCACGGGCCCGCCGGTATTCGAACTCGGGGCCACCAACGGCCGCGGGTCCGGCTCCGGACTACTCGCTATATATGGACTGTGCACAGGTGCTATAGGCCGATGCCCGCCACCACCATCGCCCTCGACAGCGAGGCCTATGAGACCCTCAAGAATGCGAAGCGACCCGGTGAGAGCTTCAGCGCCACCGTCAAGCGTTTGGCGCGGCCGCGGAAGAACCTCTCCTTCTTCGCGGGATCTTGGGGTCACCTCCGACCCCGCGAGATCGAGGAGCTTCGGGCAGCGGTGCTGGCTGCGCGTGCCGTGGAGCGGGCGAAGGTGGCCAAGCCGCGACATCGGCGGAACTGACCGTGTACTGCCTGGATGCCACGTTTCTCATCGATCTGCAGGCCGGGGAGCCCGAAGCGGTCGCGCGAGCTCGCCACTGGGAAGTGTCGCGTGAACGGGTCGCGGTCCCCCTACCGGCC contains:
- a CDS encoding antitoxin VapB family protein, producing the protein MPATTIALDSEAYETLKNAKRPGESFSATVKRLARPRKNLSFFAGSWGHLRPREIEELRAAVLAARAVERAKVAKPRHRRN